In Desulfosporosinus youngiae DSM 17734, the genomic stretch TAGCTGCCGCTGTATCTGCGGCTTCGTCTCCGAAGATTCGCTCATAGGTTAGATCCTCTTTGACAAGGGCATTGGTGACGGGCTTGGTAATCGCGCCTTCCCCCCCAATGACATAGACGTTGTCCGCTCCCAGCCGTTTTAATTCTTGTAAAACCGCTTTATCCAGCTGATAGGGAGAGGTTAACAATAAGGGTGCCTTAAATTTCTTGGCTAAAGGGGCTGCTGCCAAAGCATCCTGGAAGCGGTCCACTCGGGCCAGGAGTACAACTGGAGAGGAGTTATCAGCCCAGCCTGCCTGGGATATTTTAATCGCGGTATCTTCCGCACGTGTTCCGTAGAGGCGTTCCAGGCTGAAGGATCCAGGTTCGGGTGTTGGAGTTGGGCCTGGTGCCGGGTTCGGATTTGGATCAGGTGTTTGGCCTCTGCTTGGGTCATAGATAGAATCCGGGTTCTGGTCAATGCTGCGCGAAAGTTCATAGCCGGTCTTAGCTCGTTGGGTTAGACCGGCATCAAGAACTAACCCATCCAGAACCGTCAAGTAGTATTTGGACGCACTGGCCTTTGAAGCAGCGGTTCCCTCTTTAGCTAATTTGTCAGCTTCCGCCAGGATTTTTTCATAAGCCTTAGTAAGACCCGCCTTTGCCCGTTGTTCCAGGTCAGCATCCAGATCTGATCCTTGGAGAACCACTCCATAGTCTTCAGCCGCAGTCAGGTAGGAGGAAGCGGAATCTTTGAGGAGGAGTTTATCGGCTTCAGTAATTACTTTGTTCAGGGCACTTTGAAGCCCTTTGTCAGCACGTTCCGCGATACCGGCATCCAACTTCGGTCCCTGCAAAACCGTCCAATAATATTTTGCTGCTGTCGAGCATGAAGAGTCCTTACCCTCCCGCACCAAACTATCAGCTTCTGCTAACAGGTTGCCATAAGCGCTCAGGATTTTCTGGGAAATAGCGGATTTATTAGTGACTGTCGGACTGTTATAGGCGGTTACATAAAAGCCTAAAGCGTAATATGAACTCCAAGGTGCATATTTGAACCAATAATCTCCGTTAGCAGCCTCCACGCCAGGCCCCCCGCCGGATGAAACCAATGAATCAGGATCGATCTCTAAATCTCCCAAATGAGTCGTCGCCGGTGTACTCCAACGGCTGGAGTAGTAAGGAGGATTGACCGGAGGCAGCAGGGATTTAGAGATTTTAGTCGCTCCCGGGGCAAAGGTAATTGCACTATTATACTTTTGTCCCATCAGACTAAATACAGAATCCTGATAGGCGGATTTACCGGTTAAGACATTGGGGTTATTCCTGACTGCCCAGCTATTGTAGCCCCAGACAGCAAAATACCAGTTTTCCAAAACGTTGCGGTCCCCATCTCCGATCTTGGGGAAAGCCCGCCATTTCTGGTTGAGCATTTGGCAGCCGATCTCAATGTTATAGTCGATATCCGTCTTCAATCTCTCAATAGTAGCTGTGTCCTTAGGATCATAGGAAGAAATCTGCATAATCCCGATTCCTATTCCGTCACGCCCTATTAAGGGCTTATCGGTTAAGGGTTGTCCGGTTGCCGGATCCAGTTCATATTGCTTCCAGCCGCTTTCCATCCAGGCAATCGCTTTGAGGAGTACGGGAGGAATATTATATTGGTTTGCCATATCCTCTAACTTTTCGCCAATCTCTATGTAATAAGCCTTTTGATCAAATGCGGCCATGACCGGTCTGGCCGGAACCAGCTGCATAATAATGAATCCCATGACAAGTACCGCCATGATCTTTCTGCTGAGATACCCCTTCATAATCCCTATTACCCCTTCCTTCAGTGTCCAGAGTTCTGGACTGCATTTTATGACTTATTCGACACCATAGGAGAGGATTCCTGCCCAATAACTGTTAATCGACCGCTTTGCAAAACTTGGCAGGGATTAGCCGCCCAGCGCAAGTGGTCTCCTTATCTGCGCTTATGCACTGCCCTCTTTGTAATTTAAACATTTCTATGTTAGGCTGTAATTACAGTAAAACTGAAGGAGCGAAATTATGGCTAATATTCAACAAGTTCAAAAGCGGATGCTCGTGAGTCTTGCGCAAATTGCCAAAGATATTAACTTAAATGAAGGAGATTATATCCTCATCGAAAAAAGGGATAATGGTGTTTTTTTAAGACCTGTGGACTGGGTTGATAAAAAACAGAAGTATTTTTGGACTGAACCCTGGCAAGAAAAAATGCAGCGCAGCCAAGAAGCCTTGGAAAACGGCGACTATAAGACGTTTGAAAGTATGGAAGATGCAATTAGGGACTTGGAGGACCTTGCCAATGCCAGTGGTAATAAGAACAAGACCCTTTGATCTGGACTTCCTTTCCCTCAGCGGAGACGAACAAAAGCAAGTCTTGAAAGCTCTCCGTTCCCTTGCTGCTAACCCCAGACACCCTTCTCTGCAGACGCATAAAATCGAAGGAACTGTATTTATCGAGGCTTACGCCAATAAAGATATACGGATAATTTTTGAAAGAACCGGCGATACAATCGTTTTGCGGGCCGTTGGACATCACGATATCTTGAAGAACTTTTAGTTAACTAACCGCGGATTCACTTACATTAACATCTTATTAATTTAGAAACCTTGACTGGCTCTGATCCTTCCAAGCTTGTCCCAAATTTCCAAATTCCCAAACGTTTGGGAATTTGGAAATTTGGGACAAGCTTGGCCACTATATCAATTTAGCAAGTAGGTACCCTATGGTACCCCAAAAATAGTGAAAAAAGCACTACTCTATATATAAATGAGTAGTGCTTTTCTTATGCTGCTACGATATTTACAAAAACCAAACCAACGGGTACAAAGCGTTTTAAAAATTATACCACAAGGCTCAACCCGCCAAAAGAGCAGAAATACCAAGATCCAACGGCCGCCTAAAATCCGGCTTAACCCCACAGCCGTCATCTAAAACAGACGGCCGGAAAAAATCAAAAACCCAAACATCACAAAATTAAAAGTAACCAGAATCGCTAACAGATCCCACACGGGACCTTTACCCCAAAACTTCCGGGTTTTATTCTGGCGGTCGAGATAATCAAAGCCAATCATCAGTCCTGCATGATAGAACCCATAGAGAACATACTGGGGTTGGATTCCGTGCCAGACACCCATGATGCCAAACAGCAGAATATAGCCGATATAGGAAGCCGTATAGCGGTTGCGAAAGCGTTTCTTCTTGGCTGAATCAAGGACAAAACGCATATAGATGTAATCCCGGAACCAAAAGGATAAGGACATATGCCAGCGGTTCCAGAAGTCTTTGATATTCTTCGAGATAAACGGTTTATCAAAGTTGATCGGGGTTCTAATACCCATCAGATAACTGACCCCTATAGCAAAAGCGCTGTACCCTGCAAAATCAAAGAAGAGATACAAACCATAAGCATACATATATTGAAGGGTTGGCAGGAAGCCAAAACTGTGGTTCAGCGGGTCAAGCCAGTATTTATTGATAAGATAGGCGATAATAAACTTATAGAGAAAGCCCCGAAAAATATAGTCCATTCCCTGAATGGCCAGCTCTCCATACTCCCGCCGGTTCAGAGGTTTATCGAGATCCGCAACAAAACGCCGGTAGCGGTCAATGGGACCCGAGGCCAGCGTCGGGAAAAAGAGGACAAAACTGATAAAATCCGGCAGCTGAACCTCTTTGATCAACCCGTCGCGGATTTCCATAAGAATACCCACTGTCCGAAAGGTTAAATAGGAAATCCCAATAAAACCGACCACAGTCTGCCAAAAGCCCAGCTCAATAACCGTGGGATTTAGCTTTACGGCTGCCAGCGGCAGAATTGATAAGAAAATCACCAGATAAAAGATACTGGAAAGATTCTTATCCTGAGCTTTCAGCCGATAGGACAAATAACCCCGGACGATGATCCATTGAAACATCAGATACCCTATCATCTGATAGAGCACGCTTAAAGGGCGCCCGATGAGAAGAAGCATGCCCAAGGTGGAAAGCAGGACCCACATGGCTCGCACTTTACCCGCTGCTCCCAAGATTCCGAGCAAAACGGCTGGCACGATGGGAATCAGCAAATAGATAAAAAAGGAAAAGTCCTCAAACGGCGTCATTACTGCCTCCTAATAAACAATACTCTTGATTCAGCTCTGGGATAAAGCCCGGCGGTCCGCCTTGCCATTGGGTGTCATTGGCATTTTATCGAGAAATTTAAACCGGCGCGGGATCATATACTCGGGCAGGTGTTGGCGCAAATCCTCCCGCAGAGCAAGAACTGCCTTAAATTCATCCTCAACAGGCTTGCTCACAGTGACAAAGGCCTGTAAATACTCTACTTTACCACGGCGTTCCACCGGTAAAACCACGGCATTATCCACCAGGGGCAGGCGTCTGAGATTTTCCTCGATCTCTCCTAATTCGATTCGGTAACCATGGAGTTTGACCTGGAAGTCCAACCTGCCCTGGTAAAAGAGAAGTCCATCTCTGAACAGCCCTGAATCCCCTGTCCGGTATGCCTTCCAGGTGACTCCTTGTTCCTGCCAGCTAAAAAAGGCTTTAGCTGTTTGCTCCGGATTATTAAGGTAACCCACACTGACATTGGGCCCGGCGATAACCAGTTCTCCTGCCCTTCCCTCAGGCAGAGTCTCAGGCCTATGGCTTAAAACGCCCTTCTCAGCGGTGATGGCTGCGGTGAGCTGATCCGTATCACAGACCAGGAGCAGAGCATCCGGTTTGACCCTTCCTACGGGAAGAGGATTAAACTCCTTCAGAATCTCCGGGGTAATCGTCAGGTTGGTTGCCGCCACAGTGGCCTCGGTGGGCCCATAGAGATTTTCCACTTTGGCGCGCGGAAAGCGCTGAGTGAGTTTGACCGCACAATCATGGGTAAGAATCTCCCCGCAGAAAAGAAAGTGCTTGACCTGGGGCAAGAGGGTATCATTAAAACTGGGGTCCATCAAACAAACCTCGGCAAAGGAGGGAGTTGATACCCAGTAACTGACATTCGAGCTGCCCAAAGAGGTGAAGAGCTCTTTCGGGTTGGCGATTTGGGCCTTGTCCACACTCCACAGGGTTCCCCCTGTGCTTAAGGACATATATAAGTCCATCACAGAAAGATCGAAGGAAAAGGGAGCCTGATTGAGAAAGACTTCCTTGCTTTCCTCCGGCTCAAAGGCCGAATTGACCCAGTTGAGAAAACTCTCCAAGGCCCCCAGGGTAATCTGCACCCCTTTAGGGACCCCGGTACTGCCTGAGGTATATATAATGTAGTAAACTTCATCCGGCTGCACCTGCCAAGCGTCGGGGGGTACCTCCGAATGATATCCGTTCAGGATACTGTCCGGCCCGACCAGGGAAATCATTTCGTGAATTAAGACTTTGCTCGAAGCAATCCCCTCCGGCACCTGCTGGGGAGAAAGGACAATCCGCGCCCCGGAAGCCTCAATGATTTGCCGGAGACGCTCTGCCGGCACAGAGGAATCGACGGGTATATAGGGATGACCGGCTTTGACGCAAGCGTGGAATAAGACCAGCATCTCATTTTCTTTATGCCCATACACAACAACTGGGGTTTGCCGGGTTATTCCCTGATTAAGACACAGTTCATGAAGCCAAAGCGCCGCAGAATTGGAACTGCTTTCTAAAGAGGCGTAGGTCAAAACCTTATCCCCATGTCTATGGGCCGCCCGTTCCGGACATTTTACAGCCCAATCATGGATTTTTTCACTAAGCATACACACATTCCCCACTTGCCTAAAAGTTATTGTAAATAAATGGAGCAGCCGTCTGTTGCTTCTGTACTAAATAAAGAATAAACAGCCCCATCAGGATGAGGTAGTAATAAGCAGCGCGACCCAACCAGGTCAGGGCAGGATTCCATTCCTTAGATCCCTTCGTGATAAAATCCGTCCAGTGCTTCATCAATGCTCACCCATCCTTTCCAACCTAAATGCATGGTATCTTGTAAAAAGTAGGAATCATATTCGTGATCCCCTAAATTCACAACCTTAAAGCCCCGATCTTGAATCATCTTCTCAGTTCGTGCATAATAAGCCTTTCGCTCTTCCTTGGGAAAGCCCGTATAGTCATACCAGGCTCCATTGACCGGCACGATCACGAACATCGGCTGGGCTTTAGTTTCCTGGAGAATCGTCAACAAAAGTTCCAGATCCCGGTATTCGGGAGAAGGATAAAATCCTGAATTGACCGCTGAATTCCTCTGCTCGGCAAACTTCGGTTGTATGTACTGGGTATAGTACTCATTCAAGATGCCGAAGGGATTATTTTGAGTGCTTGATTTCCCCTGCTCGGTCGCCTTTTCGTTTACTTCCGGCCAGGTCGGGAGAGGCGGGGCAGTTTCAGAGGCATTAATTTCAGCGATTTTCGGGTTGATCAGCTGAGCGTAATCAATGGTCTTGAGAGCGTCCTGGGCTTCAAGCGCCGCCATTTTAAGCCTCCCTTGGACGGCTAAACTCACCTTCCGGTAAGCTGCTGTCCGGCCTGGATCTAAGGACTGGGAAAGAAGCGCCTGGAGAGTAGATTCCTCTTCAAAGGCTCCGGGAAAATCCAAGAGACGTTTTATTAATTGCTGTTTGGTCGGTTCAGACAACCTGGAGTTAAAAACGATCCGATAGGCGTGCAGAGCGGAAAAATTCTGCTTAAAGTAGGCGGGACTGATTCCTTCCGGCGTGAACCATTGGGCGGAAAGAATGACGGCAATTTTTTTGCCCTGAAGAGATTCTCCAAGAGCTGCCATGTTTAAAGCATGAATAATATCCTGAGTCCCTCCTCTGCCTACAAGAAAAGGGGCAAACCCGGCGGGCTTTCCCTCAAAAAGGCGTGACGGATGGAATTCTGAGACAGCCGAAAATTCGGAGGATCCGTAAATCGGAAGAACGTCCGGCAATTCCATGGCTTTTTCCTGAAGGATCGTGCCCTGGAATGCTACGGGAGTTTGGGATCCGCCAATGGTTTGGGTAACCCCCGGTTTCAGCCAAAAACCTGCAGCCCATTGAGTCAAAGAGCCCATCCACACTATGGTTAAGACAAAGAGCAGAACCGCCAGCAGCATTGGCCCAAGTCGATGTCGCATGATCATTAACCCTTCCGCTCCTCCAGGTAGGCAATGATTTTATTGGCGGTCTCCCATTCCTCCCGTTCCATTTCTGTGGGTGCCACGTCAATTTCGAGCTGCTCATGAATAGCTACAAATAACTCTATAATTCCAAAGGAATCCAGCAATCCATTTTTAAATAACTCTAAATCCGGATTCCTCTTTATTTCATCCGCACCGCAAATATCCGTTAATATATCAAGAATTTTTTCTCGTATCATGATTTTGCCTCCTTTCATTTAATAGGCGCCTTTACCGGAGAAGACAACAAAGAAGGTTTTCCAGAGAATCGAGAGATCCAACCAAAAACTCCAGCGCCTGACATATTCCACATCATAGGCCAGGGTTTCTCCCAAGGTCAGCTCACTCCTCCCGTTGACCTGGGCTAATCCGGTAACCCCCGGCAAAACGTTCAGGCGGAGACGTTGTTCCGGTGTGTAGTGCTTCACAATATCCGGAACCTCCGGGCGAGGCCCTACCAGACTCATATTCCCCCGTAAAATGTTCAGCAGCTGAGGCAGTTCGTCCAGGCTGGTTTTGCGTAAAAACCTGCCGCTGCGTGTGATCCGGGGATCATCCTTCTCTTGAAAAACGAAGTTTTCCAGATTCTTAACCTTTTTCAGCTTTTTCTTCATTATCTCATCCGCGTTGGAAACCATAGTTCGAAACTTGTAAATCGTATAGGGTTCCCCCCAAAGTCCGACCCGGGTTTGGGTGAAAATAGCCGGCCCTGAAGAATCTAAGCGAATCCAAAGAACGATAAACAGCCATAAGGGAGATATGATCACCAGAAGAACAGCGGCAACCAAAAGGTCAAGCAGCCGCTTCATAACTAATTGCCAGCGGGGATGGCTAAGATCATTACTTTCCACAGACACCGCCGATCTCTGACCCATTTGCTTGTCTCCTTTCACTGCTATCTTACTTGCGAAAACGCTCAACTATTCCTTTTACCGCTTCAATGACATCTTCCGTGTCCTGCTTGCTCATCTTCGGATAAAGGGGCAAGGAGATAATTCGTTCAAAGGTGGTTTCCGCTTGGGGGAAATCTCCTTTTTGGTAGTTGAAAGTATCTCTATAGTAAGGATGCATGGGTACGGGAATAAAGTGGACACTGGTTCCAATCTGTTCCTTCTTTAACTCTTCAATAAACTCGGTTCTGTCAATGGATAGTTTATCCAGATTCAGCTTGATGATATACAGATGCCAAGCATGACGGGCATAGTCTTTTTCCGGCGGAACTTCCAGTTCGGGCATTTTGCCGAACTCTTCATTAAAGCGTTCGGCTATTTCCCGGCGGATACCCTGCATGCGCTCCAGCTTCTCCAACTGAGTCAGACCAAGGGCGGCCTGGATATCTGTCATATTGTATTTAAAGCCGGGATGGAGAATTTCATAGTACCATGAACCGGAAGCAGTATAGCGATTCCAAGCGTTTCGGCTCATGCCATGAGAGCTCATAATTCTGATTTTATCCGCGAGAGCTTGATCATTGGTGGTGACCATTCCCCCTTCTCCGGTCGCCAGGTTTTTCGTAGCATAGAAGGAAAAGGCGGTGGCATTCCCGATCGAGCCGATTAATTGCCCTTTATACTTAGTATAGACGGCATGGGCCGCATCCTCCAGCACAAAAAGATTGTGCTCCCGGGCCAGGTCCATGATCTCATCCATCTCACAGGGATGCCCGGCAAGATGAACCGGAATAATAGCCTTAGTACGCGGGGTTATCTTTTTGCGAATTTCGTTGACATCGATGTTCATCGTCACGGGATCGACATCCGCAAAGACCGGAGTAGCTCCTGAATGAATAATGACATTTGCCGAGGAAGCAAAGGTCATGGGGGTTGTGATCACTTCATCCCCGGCACTGATCCCGGCAGCCACTAAGGCGAGATGCAATCCCGCCGTACAGGAATTCACAGCAATAGCATATTTAACTCCGATATACTCTGCGAAGCGTTTCTCGAACTCGTGGGTTTTAGGCCCCTTTGTAATCCAATTTGACTTAAGACTATCCACAACCGCGGCAATATCATCATCTTCAATAAGCGGCAAACCATAGGTTAGAAATTCTTTACGCATGGGATTTATCTCCTTTCAACATTGGGCCAATAATAAGCGCTGATACACAAGTTCCATTTGGGTAACATTTTTTTGCCAATCATAGTGCTTAAGCACCTTCTGTCTTCCTTGCCGGCCTAACCTATCCCTCAGGGCCGGGTCCTTAAGCAGCCGTTCCATATGCTCAGCTAACTCGGAACTATTTTCGGAAGAGAAAAGCAACCCGGTCTCCCCCTCGGCGATTACTTCCGTCAGCCCGCCAACTCTGCTGGCGATCACCGGACGGGCGCAGGCTGATCCTTCGACAGCGGTTACGCCAAAGCTTTCCTGACGAGAGGGAATGACCACAATATCAACACTCTGATAGAAATCAGCGACATCAGCATTAGGGATTTGACCCAGCCATTCGATTACTTCGCTAATCCCCAGCGTCTCCGCTAAGTTCTCCAGCGCGGGACGCTCCGGGCC encodes the following:
- a CDS encoding cell wall-binding repeat-containing protein, translating into MKGYLSRKIMAVLVMGFIIMQLVPARPVMAAFDQKAYYIEIGEKLEDMANQYNIPPVLLKAIAWMESGWKQYELDPATGQPLTDKPLIGRDGIGIGIMQISSYDPKDTATIERLKTDIDYNIEIGCQMLNQKWRAFPKIGDGDRNVLENWYFAVWGYNSWAVRNNPNVLTGKSAYQDSVFSLMGQKYNSAITFAPGATKISKSLLPPVNPPYYSSRWSTPATTHLGDLEIDPDSLVSSGGGPGVEAANGDYWFKYAPWSSYYALGFYVTAYNSPTVTNKSAISQKILSAYGNLLAEADSLVREGKDSSCSTAAKYYWTVLQGPKLDAGIAERADKGLQSALNKVITEADKLLLKDSASSYLTAAEDYGVVLQGSDLDADLEQRAKAGLTKAYEKILAEADKLAKEGTAASKASASKYYLTVLDGLVLDAGLTQRAKTGYELSRSIDQNPDSIYDPSRGQTPDPNPNPAPGPTPTPEPGSFSLERLYGTRAEDTAIKISQAGWADNSSPVVLLARVDRFQDALAAAPLAKKFKAPLLLTSPYQLDKAVLQELKRLGADNVYVIGGEGAITKPVTNALVKEDLTYERIFGDEAADTAAAIARKIGPSTQVILASSTSFPDALSASAPAADLGIPILLTEQGKLPAATKQILKDFGVTKTIIVGGKFAISPTFDAKGGPLASYGPLRLAGDTKYDTMLQIVKYFNQNPESIIFATGETFPDGLSGGAFAALTGSPMFLIPKGDLNSDTKAYLKSLSGTTKQAYILGGTGVITSTTEKTLGSLLTPQ
- a CDS encoding AbrB/MazE/SpoVT family DNA-binding domain-containing protein is translated as MANIQQVQKRMLVSLAQIAKDINLNEGDYILIEKRDNGVFLRPVDWVDKKQKYFWTEPWQEKMQRSQEALENGDYKTFESMEDAIRDLEDLANASGNKNKTL
- a CDS encoding type II toxin-antitoxin system RelE/ParE family toxin, with translation MPVVIRTRPFDLDFLSLSGDEQKQVLKALRSLAANPRHPSLQTHKIEGTVFIEAYANKDIRIIFERTGDTIVLRAVGHHDILKNF
- the dltB gene encoding D-alanyl-lipoteichoic acid biosynthesis protein DltB, which encodes MTPFEDFSFFIYLLIPIVPAVLLGILGAAGKVRAMWVLLSTLGMLLLIGRPLSVLYQMIGYLMFQWIIVRGYLSYRLKAQDKNLSSIFYLVIFLSILPLAAVKLNPTVIELGFWQTVVGFIGISYLTFRTVGILMEIRDGLIKEVQLPDFISFVLFFPTLASGPIDRYRRFVADLDKPLNRREYGELAIQGMDYIFRGFLYKFIIAYLINKYWLDPLNHSFGFLPTLQYMYAYGLYLFFDFAGYSAFAIGVSYLMGIRTPINFDKPFISKNIKDFWNRWHMSLSFWFRDYIYMRFVLDSAKKKRFRNRYTASYIGYILLFGIMGVWHGIQPQYVLYGFYHAGLMIGFDYLDRQNKTRKFWGKGPVWDLLAILVTFNFVMFGFLIFSGRLF
- the dltA gene encoding D-alanine--poly(phosphoribitol) ligase subunit DltA; amino-acid sequence: MLSEKIHDWAVKCPERAAHRHGDKVLTYASLESSSNSAALWLHELCLNQGITRQTPVVVYGHKENEMLVLFHACVKAGHPYIPVDSSVPAERLRQIIEASGARIVLSPQQVPEGIASSKVLIHEMISLVGPDSILNGYHSEVPPDAWQVQPDEVYYIIYTSGSTGVPKGVQITLGALESFLNWVNSAFEPEESKEVFLNQAPFSFDLSVMDLYMSLSTGGTLWSVDKAQIANPKELFTSLGSSNVSYWVSTPSFAEVCLMDPSFNDTLLPQVKHFLFCGEILTHDCAVKLTQRFPRAKVENLYGPTEATVAATNLTITPEILKEFNPLPVGRVKPDALLLVCDTDQLTAAITAEKGVLSHRPETLPEGRAGELVIAGPNVSVGYLNNPEQTAKAFFSWQEQGVTWKAYRTGDSGLFRDGLLFYQGRLDFQVKLHGYRIELGEIEENLRRLPLVDNAVVLPVERRGKVEYLQAFVTVSKPVEDEFKAVLALREDLRQHLPEYMIPRRFKFLDKMPMTPNGKADRRALSQS
- a CDS encoding teichoic acid D-Ala incorporation-associated protein DltX, giving the protein MKHWTDFITKGSKEWNPALTWLGRAAYYYLILMGLFILYLVQKQQTAAPFIYNNF
- the dltD gene encoding D-alanyl-lipoteichoic acid biosynthesis protein DltD; translated protein: MIMRHRLGPMLLAVLLFVLTIVWMGSLTQWAAGFWLKPGVTQTIGGSQTPVAFQGTILQEKAMELPDVLPIYGSSEFSAVSEFHPSRLFEGKPAGFAPFLVGRGGTQDIIHALNMAALGESLQGKKIAVILSAQWFTPEGISPAYFKQNFSALHAYRIVFNSRLSEPTKQQLIKRLLDFPGAFEEESTLQALLSQSLDPGRTAAYRKVSLAVQGRLKMAALEAQDALKTIDYAQLINPKIAEINASETAPPLPTWPEVNEKATEQGKSSTQNNPFGILNEYYTQYIQPKFAEQRNSAVNSGFYPSPEYRDLELLLTILQETKAQPMFVIVPVNGAWYDYTGFPKEERKAYYARTEKMIQDRGFKVVNLGDHEYDSYFLQDTMHLGWKGWVSIDEALDGFYHEGI
- the dltC gene encoding D-alanine--poly(phosphoribitol) ligase subunit 2, which translates into the protein MIREKILDILTDICGADEIKRNPDLELFKNGLLDSFGIIELFVAIHEQLEIDVAPTEMEREEWETANKIIAYLEERKG
- a CDS encoding sugar transferase; translation: MGQRSAVSVESNDLSHPRWQLVMKRLLDLLVAAVLLVIISPLWLFIVLWIRLDSSGPAIFTQTRVGLWGEPYTIYKFRTMVSNADEIMKKKLKKVKNLENFVFQEKDDPRITRSGRFLRKTSLDELPQLLNILRGNMSLVGPRPEVPDIVKHYTPEQRLRLNVLPGVTGLAQVNGRSELTLGETLAYDVEYVRRWSFWLDLSILWKTFFVVFSGKGAY
- the pseC gene encoding UDP-4-amino-4,6-dideoxy-N-acetyl-beta-L-altrosamine transaminase; protein product: MRKEFLTYGLPLIEDDDIAAVVDSLKSNWITKGPKTHEFEKRFAEYIGVKYAIAVNSCTAGLHLALVAAGISAGDEVITTPMTFASSANVIIHSGATPVFADVDPVTMNIDVNEIRKKITPRTKAIIPVHLAGHPCEMDEIMDLAREHNLFVLEDAAHAVYTKYKGQLIGSIGNATAFSFYATKNLATGEGGMVTTNDQALADKIRIMSSHGMSRNAWNRYTASGSWYYEILHPGFKYNMTDIQAALGLTQLEKLERMQGIRREIAERFNEEFGKMPELEVPPEKDYARHAWHLYIIKLNLDKLSIDRTEFIEELKKEQIGTSVHFIPVPMHPYYRDTFNYQKGDFPQAETTFERIISLPLYPKMSKQDTEDVIEAVKGIVERFRK